The Pocillopora verrucosa isolate sample1 chromosome 2, ASM3666991v2, whole genome shotgun sequence genome has a segment encoding these proteins:
- the LOC131790712 gene encoding splicing factor, suppressor of white-apricot homolog isoform X2 gives MSVLFDPHEVGINGQSNLRKGARPPRRKEDDLLVFGYACKLFENNQTAASFDEEKSLIPWMGDESLLIDRYDARLLFTDKAQFVSKPSQTPPVLTPEEEEMERRFDEERYLDLHHDTQEYELQQEEEMKRFQQALSEDGAYNSVAFSYDYSAPENSFHYPQSVSSYETTSREGTLLYQARQANSSVAQSAREEMVSPSPKLPQPHPVQQPEPFVPPEDLEIPSDMEIPETAKMQAIIERTAVFVAKQGKQMEILVKAKQSGNPQFDFLLIDNWLNPYYQHVLKYIMEGKYNPVIPKQPSPEPQPEAQESESEDESDGEYELHPLLAASLHKKVTRPRSQPSSASSSPLPDTLGNKFSRTFAPVAIGSSSVSATQDNGSTHDLQNYSETDESYDYSMWYSQDMYAQYGSTSGYTYLPPVTPVLSVADMIPPPPPPPGEGPLEEEWLDSTSSVPPLPPPPPPPAPPGIFVPSSVEMSGPVAPPPPPPGVSTVALVSEQIIPPPPDLQPIVDKLANYVAKNGPDFEEIIKAKNDPRFEFLNPWNSHYSYFQLKKQQAVEAARQRRETENDKIRVEVPKGPISFSIKAKDVKKPKIEYRTSVIYKQSYEQGQSDEDADDAETETDTKEISQASGEKEDVNKLSESSFSQDTSQQSTEDLNQQMDSIKAAERIAQHLESESRDKQLQLERRRKASLFISMLKKTNPGDELEANESAPESQVHTGKTRKFVESKGEKRSDSPTAKRSRVDDDSDDESISRGGLGMPPPDSIRVTQDLMAKVLAASRNK, from the exons ATGTCGGTGCTGTTCGATCCACATGAAGTCGGTATAAATGGTCAGTCGAATTTGCGAAAAGGTGCAAGACCGCCTCGAAGGAAAGAAGATGATTTGCTTGTGTTCGGTTATGCGTGCAAGTTGTTCGAGAACAATCAAACGGCTGCTTCTTTTGATGAAGAAAAGAGCCTGATACCGTGGATGGGCGACGAATCCCTTCTGATCGACAG GTATGATGCACGTCTGTTGTTTACAGACAAGGCTCAGTTTGTCTCCAAACCATCTCAAACACCTCCTGTCCTTACACCAGAAGAAGAGGAGATGGAAAGACGTTTTGATGAAGAAAGGTATTTGGACCTCCATCATGACACACAGGAGTATGAATTACAACAAG AGGAGGAAATGAAACGTTTCCAGCAAGCCCTTAGTGAAGATGGTGCTTACAATTCAGTGGCTTTCAGTTATGACTATAGTGCACCAGAGAACAGCTTCCACTATCCACAAAGTGTTTCAAGTTATGAAACAACTTCAAGAGAAG GAACCCTTTTATACCAAGCAAGACAAGCTAACTCTTCTGTAGCACAGAGTGCACGGGAAGAAATGGTATCACCTTCTCCTAAACTACCTCAGCCACATCCAGTTCAACAACCAGAGCCTTTTGTTCCTCCAGAAGATCTGGAAATACCTTCAGATATGGAGATT CCTGAGACAGCCAAAATGCAAGCCATAATTGAAAGGACTGCTGTGTTTGTTGCTAAACAAGGGAAACAAATGGAAATCTTGGTCAAAGCCAAGCAGTCTGGAAACCCTCAATTTGACTTTTTGCTCATTGACAACTGGTTGAACCCATACTATCAGCATGTTCTTAAGTATATCATGGAGGGAAAGTATAACCCAGTCATACCAAAGCAGCCATCACCTGAACCTCAGCCAGAGGCTCAAGAAAGTGAGAGTGAGGATGAATCTGATGGAGAGTATGAACTGCATCCATTGTTAGCTGCGTCGCTTCACAAGAAGGTTACAAGACCAAGATCACAGCCATCATCAGCATCATCATCTCCATTGCCAGACACTCTTGGCAACAAGTTTAGTAGGACATTTGCTCCAGTGGCAATAGGTTCGTCATCAGTTTCTGCAACACAGGATAATGGCAGTACTCATGACTTGCAGAATTACAGTGAGACTGATGAGTCATATGATTACAGCATGTGGTATTCACAAG atATGTATGCACAGTATGGATCAACTAGTGGCTATACCTACCTTCCTCCTGTGACACCAGTCTTGTCTGTAGCAGATATGATTCCAcctcctcccccacccccaGGGGAAGGTCCATTAGAGG AAGAGTGGTTGGATTCTACATCTTCAGTACCTCCTttacctccccctcccccacctccaGCCCCTCCAGGTATCTTTGTTCCCAGCAGTGTTGAAATGTCCGGGCCAGTGGcacctcctccccctcctcctgGAGTCTCCACAGTAGCTCTGGTCTCAGAGCAGATCATACCTCCACCTCCCGATCTTCAACCCATTGTGGATAAGCTGGCAAATTATGTTGCCAAGAATGGTCcagattttgaagaaattatcaAAGCCAAGAATGATCCTCGCTTTGAGTTCTTGAACCCCTGGAACTCCCATTACAGTTATTTTCAGCTCAAAAAGCAACAGGCTGTCGAAGCTGCTCGACAACGAAGAGAAACAG aaaatgacaaaattcgAGTTGAGGTCCCTAAAGGGCCTATTAGTTTCTCAATCAAGGCCAAGGATGTGAAGAAACCCAAAATAGAGTACAGGACAAGTGTTATATACAAACAGAGCTATGAACAAGGACAGAGTGATGAGGATGCTGATGATGCAGAAACAGAGACCGACACAAAGGAGATATCACAAGCCAGCGGAGAAAAGGAGGATGTAAACAAACTGTCAGAGTCAAGCTTTAGTCAAGACACCAGTCAGCAATCTACAGAGGACTTGAACCAACAAATGGATTCTATTAAGGCGGCGGAGAGAATTG CTCAGCATTTGGAATCCGAATCACGTGACAAACAGCTTCAACTTGAGAGAAGACGAAAGGCATCACTTTTCATCAGCATGCTGAAGAAGACAAATCCCGGTGATGAACTGGAAGCAAACGA gTCTGCTCCTGAAAGCCAAGTGCACACTGGAAAAACCAGAAAGTTTGTTGAATCAAAAGGAGAGAAAAG gtCGGACTCCCCTACAGCGAAGAGAAGCCGTGTTGATGACGACAGTGATGATGAGTCAATCAGTCGAGGTGGACTGGGGATGCCACCCCCTGACAGCATTCGTGTTACTCAG GATTTGATGGCGAAAGTACTGGCTGCTTCCAGAAACAAGTGA
- the LOC131790712 gene encoding splicing factor, suppressor of white-apricot homolog isoform X1, with the protein MSVLFDPHEVGINGQSNLRKGARPPRRKEDDLLVFGYACKLFENNQTAASFDEEKSLIPWMGDESLLIDRYDARLLFTDKAQFVSKPSQTPPVLTPEEEEMERRFDEERYLDLHHDTQEYELQQEEEMKRFQQALSEDGAYNSVAFSYDYSAPENSFHYPQSVSSYETTSREGTLLYQARQANSSVAQSAREEMVSPSPKLPQPHPVQQPEPFVPPEDLEIPSDMEIPETAKMQAIIERTAVFVAKQGKQMEILVKAKQSGNPQFDFLLIDNWLNPYYQHVLKYIMEGKYNPVIPKQPSPEPQPEAQESESEDESDGEYELHPLLAASLHKKVTRPRSQPSSASSSPLPDTLGNKFSRTFAPVAIGSSSVSATQDNGSTHDLQNYSETDESYDYSMWYSQEDMYAQYGSTSGYTYLPPVTPVLSVADMIPPPPPPPGEGPLEEEWLDSTSSVPPLPPPPPPPAPPGIFVPSSVEMSGPVAPPPPPPGVSTVALVSEQIIPPPPDLQPIVDKLANYVAKNGPDFEEIIKAKNDPRFEFLNPWNSHYSYFQLKKQQAVEAARQRRETENDKIRVEVPKGPISFSIKAKDVKKPKIEYRTSVIYKQSYEQGQSDEDADDAETETDTKEISQASGEKEDVNKLSESSFSQDTSQQSTEDLNQQMDSIKAAERIAQHLESESRDKQLQLERRRKASLFISMLKKTNPGDELEANESAPESQVHTGKTRKFVESKGEKRSDSPTAKRSRVDDDSDDESISRGGLGMPPPDSIRVTQDLMAKVLAASRNK; encoded by the exons ATGTCGGTGCTGTTCGATCCACATGAAGTCGGTATAAATGGTCAGTCGAATTTGCGAAAAGGTGCAAGACCGCCTCGAAGGAAAGAAGATGATTTGCTTGTGTTCGGTTATGCGTGCAAGTTGTTCGAGAACAATCAAACGGCTGCTTCTTTTGATGAAGAAAAGAGCCTGATACCGTGGATGGGCGACGAATCCCTTCTGATCGACAG GTATGATGCACGTCTGTTGTTTACAGACAAGGCTCAGTTTGTCTCCAAACCATCTCAAACACCTCCTGTCCTTACACCAGAAGAAGAGGAGATGGAAAGACGTTTTGATGAAGAAAGGTATTTGGACCTCCATCATGACACACAGGAGTATGAATTACAACAAG AGGAGGAAATGAAACGTTTCCAGCAAGCCCTTAGTGAAGATGGTGCTTACAATTCAGTGGCTTTCAGTTATGACTATAGTGCACCAGAGAACAGCTTCCACTATCCACAAAGTGTTTCAAGTTATGAAACAACTTCAAGAGAAG GAACCCTTTTATACCAAGCAAGACAAGCTAACTCTTCTGTAGCACAGAGTGCACGGGAAGAAATGGTATCACCTTCTCCTAAACTACCTCAGCCACATCCAGTTCAACAACCAGAGCCTTTTGTTCCTCCAGAAGATCTGGAAATACCTTCAGATATGGAGATT CCTGAGACAGCCAAAATGCAAGCCATAATTGAAAGGACTGCTGTGTTTGTTGCTAAACAAGGGAAACAAATGGAAATCTTGGTCAAAGCCAAGCAGTCTGGAAACCCTCAATTTGACTTTTTGCTCATTGACAACTGGTTGAACCCATACTATCAGCATGTTCTTAAGTATATCATGGAGGGAAAGTATAACCCAGTCATACCAAAGCAGCCATCACCTGAACCTCAGCCAGAGGCTCAAGAAAGTGAGAGTGAGGATGAATCTGATGGAGAGTATGAACTGCATCCATTGTTAGCTGCGTCGCTTCACAAGAAGGTTACAAGACCAAGATCACAGCCATCATCAGCATCATCATCTCCATTGCCAGACACTCTTGGCAACAAGTTTAGTAGGACATTTGCTCCAGTGGCAATAGGTTCGTCATCAGTTTCTGCAACACAGGATAATGGCAGTACTCATGACTTGCAGAATTACAGTGAGACTGATGAGTCATATGATTACAGCATGTGGTATTCACAAG aagatATGTATGCACAGTATGGATCAACTAGTGGCTATACCTACCTTCCTCCTGTGACACCAGTCTTGTCTGTAGCAGATATGATTCCAcctcctcccccacccccaGGGGAAGGTCCATTAGAGG AAGAGTGGTTGGATTCTACATCTTCAGTACCTCCTttacctccccctcccccacctccaGCCCCTCCAGGTATCTTTGTTCCCAGCAGTGTTGAAATGTCCGGGCCAGTGGcacctcctccccctcctcctgGAGTCTCCACAGTAGCTCTGGTCTCAGAGCAGATCATACCTCCACCTCCCGATCTTCAACCCATTGTGGATAAGCTGGCAAATTATGTTGCCAAGAATGGTCcagattttgaagaaattatcaAAGCCAAGAATGATCCTCGCTTTGAGTTCTTGAACCCCTGGAACTCCCATTACAGTTATTTTCAGCTCAAAAAGCAACAGGCTGTCGAAGCTGCTCGACAACGAAGAGAAACAG aaaatgacaaaattcgAGTTGAGGTCCCTAAAGGGCCTATTAGTTTCTCAATCAAGGCCAAGGATGTGAAGAAACCCAAAATAGAGTACAGGACAAGTGTTATATACAAACAGAGCTATGAACAAGGACAGAGTGATGAGGATGCTGATGATGCAGAAACAGAGACCGACACAAAGGAGATATCACAAGCCAGCGGAGAAAAGGAGGATGTAAACAAACTGTCAGAGTCAAGCTTTAGTCAAGACACCAGTCAGCAATCTACAGAGGACTTGAACCAACAAATGGATTCTATTAAGGCGGCGGAGAGAATTG CTCAGCATTTGGAATCCGAATCACGTGACAAACAGCTTCAACTTGAGAGAAGACGAAAGGCATCACTTTTCATCAGCATGCTGAAGAAGACAAATCCCGGTGATGAACTGGAAGCAAACGA gTCTGCTCCTGAAAGCCAAGTGCACACTGGAAAAACCAGAAAGTTTGTTGAATCAAAAGGAGAGAAAAG gtCGGACTCCCCTACAGCGAAGAGAAGCCGTGTTGATGACGACAGTGATGATGAGTCAATCAGTCGAGGTGGACTGGGGATGCCACCCCCTGACAGCATTCGTGTTACTCAG GATTTGATGGCGAAAGTACTGGCTGCTTCCAGAAACAAGTGA
- the LOC131790715 gene encoding dapdiamide synthesis protein DdaC, with protein sequence MLGLTFQRNITKIKTCSSMVSTCWQWHDRTVWGQSWFKCRFSTEKGSHVEIKKSTSHFAPLPLQELALGYKPRIKGRSYLPGSTSERFPEFLRGPEEGSSFPKAYRVKNSQRYDVKGWSLVCRQLIDEELAIHGAILIRNLPLRSMEDFQDFLQNLDFKFFEHGVTGYRTPLGGHVYTASDDPPEVTMEPHNECSYSPFFPKKLVMFCLKEPDPSCGGETVLLKSQDLTALLDPEVIQKFEAKKIRYQAFLPNKNTGAGLQKSWQDRFWMDDPKEVETILESNGWSFSWDKGKNLRFWYLNSPVIEHPVTGEKIWFNEITSYNASYFRALPLYENTGDSIEDDQFPFHCYYGDGSHIEPEVLQHIREVMWSCAVGFRWRTFDIAVLDNQQVLHGRMGWTGDRKLVTSLIDE encoded by the exons ATGCTTGGGTTAACTTTCCaaagaaacataacaaaaatcaaaacctGCTCTTCCATGGTCTCGACCTGCTGGCAATGGCATGATCGTACTGTGTGGGGGCAAAGTTGGTTTAAGTGTCGCTTCTCTACAGAGAAAGGATCACATGTTGAAATTAAGAAGAGTACATCTCACTTTGCTCCTCTTCCCCTTCAAGAATTAGCTCTTGGGTATAAACCTCGAATTAAAGGGCGATCATATCTACCTGGATCAACCTCTGAACGATTTCCAGAATTTCTTCGTGGACCTGAAGAGGGTAGTTCATTTCCAAAAGCCTATCGAGTGAAAAACTCTCAGCGGTACGATGTCAAAGGCTGGTCACTTGTATGCCGTCAACTTATTGATGAAGAGCTTGCCATTCATGGGGCAATTCTTATAAG GAATCTTCCACTTCGTAGCATGGAAGATTTCCAAGATTTTCTTCAGAACCTGGACTTCAAATTCTTTGAACATGGTGTTACAGGTTATAGGACCCCACTGGGGGGGCATGTGTACACAGCCTCGGATGACCCTCCTGAGGTTACAATGGAACCTCATAATGAGTGTTCATATTCACCATTTTTTCCAAAGAAG tTAGTTATGTTCTGTTTAAAAGAACCTGACCCATCTTGTGGTGGTGAAACTGTTCTCCTGAAAAGCCAAGATTTGACTGCCCTCTTGGATCCTGAAGTGATTCAGAAGTTTGAGGCAAAGAAGATTCGCTATCAAGCATTTCTACCAAATAAGAACACAGGAGCTGGACTTCAGAAGAGCTGGCAAGACAGATTCTGGATGGATGATCCCAAG GAAGTGGAAACAATTCTTGAATCAAATGGATGGAGCTTCTCTTGGGACAAGGGAAAAAATCTTCGATTCTGGTACCTTAACTCACCTGTTATTGAACACCCCGTGACTGGGGAGAAGATATGGTTTAATGAGATAACAAGCTACAATGCAAGCTACTTCAGAGCTCTTCCTCTGTATGAAAATACTGGTGATAGTATTGAAGATGATCAATTTCCTTTTCACTGCTACTATGGTGATGGATCTCACATTGAGCCTGAGGTCCTTCAGCATATTCGTGAAGTGATGTGGTCCTGTGCAGTGGGATTTCGGTGGCGAACATTTGACATTGCTGTACTGGATAATCAACAGGTTTTACATGGAAGGATGGGATGGACTGGAGACAGGAAACTTGTGACTTCACTAATAGATGAATAA
- the LOC131790714 gene encoding serine beta-lactamase-like protein LACTB, mitochondrial, producing MAAPFIKRFFQSLPSSRFLGTVRDLNFSTKHQLNPAETGRRSPKTAFFLGFGLAGLLGFSGILYGKKQRKPSRIEASFVEKKSEEKENNSPLQISTKSEENIYDHSSWTIQSAIEESRYIIKCMKEEIGCPGVCIAVSLDGKTVWSEGFGFADVENRVLCTSKTVMRIASISKPITATAVAKLWEEGKLDLDAPIQKYVASFPEKSFRGSPVTLTTRHLLSHLGGIRHYQKPTTSSEENKTEKEKKVTVSGGCTCRQQGDSQFEEFYSKDHYKSVSEAIAMFKDDPLLSSPGASYLYTTHGWTLLSAVVESISGQDFLLYMKKLFKDLGMENTRAEFNDTIILNRARFYQRNCKGRLMNTPYVDNSYKWAGGGFLSTVKDLIQFGNSLLYAKQIGEVDRKEASGYLPGFLKPHTVTELWKIVANTEGQGDRDGGYGLGWEVIAEKQEFGCCSHQSECVFHDGGAVGASSILMIRPQQAHTKPPKGVVIAILVNLQGVNLQKTAVAVAQCFERTQQ from the exons ATGGCAGCTCCATTtatcaaaagattttttcagtCTTTACCAAGCAGTAGATTTTTAGGAACTGTGAGAGATCTAAATTTCTCTACCAAGCATCAGTTAAATCCCGCAGAAACAGGGAGGAGATCGCCCAAAACTGccttttttcttggttttggACTTGCTGGTTTATTGGGATTTTCCGGAATTTTGtatggaaagaaacaaagaaagccATCGCGAATTGAGGCCTCGTTCGTCGAAAAGAAAAgcgaagaaaaggaaaataactctCCACTTCAAATATCC ACCAAAAGTGAAGAAAATATCTATGACCACTCATCTTGGACCATTCAATCTGCCATAGAGGAATCACGATATATCATAAAATGTATGAAGGAAGAAATTGGTTGCCCTGGAGTTTGTATAGCTGTTAGCCTGGATGGAAAAACTGTTTGGAGTGAAGGATTTGGCTTTGCAGATGTAGAGAACAGAGTGTTGTGTACCAGTAAAACTGTCATGCGAATTGCAAGTATCAGTAAGCCTATTACTGCAACAGCTGTAG CCAAGCTGTGGGAAGAAGGCAAGTTAGACCTTGATGCACCAATCCAAAAATATGTCGCATCATTTCCTGAGAAATCTTTTAGAGGCTCCCCAGTCACACTTACAACCAGACACTTATTGTCTCACCTTGGTGGAATAAGACATTACCAAAAACCCACAACATCCAGCGAAGAAAACAAgacagagaaagagaagaaag TTACAGTGAGTGGTGGTTGCACTTGTAGACAACAAGGTGATTCACAGTTTGAAGAATTCTACAGTAAG GACCATTACAAATCAGTTTCTGAGGCAATAGCCATGTTTAAAGATGACCCACTCCTATCCAGTCCTGGTGCAAGTTATTTATACACCACCCATGGTTGGACCTTACTAAGTGCTGTTGTTGAGAGCATATCTGGACAAGACTTTCTTCTGTATatgaaaaaactgtttaaagATCTGGGCATGGAAAACACACGCGCTGAATTCAATGATACAATTATTCTGAACAGAGCAAG ATTTTATCAACGCAATTGTAAAGGACGTCTTATGAATACACCATATGTAGACAACTCCTACAAGTGGGCAGGCGGAGGTTTCCTGTCTACTGTGAAAGATCTGATCCAATTTGGGAATTCTTTGCTTTATGCCAAACAGATAGGAGAGGTGGACAGAAAGGAAGCATCTG GCTATCTTCCTGGATTTCTTAAACCTCATACTGTAACTGAACTCTGGAAAATTGTGGCTAACACAGAAGGTCAAGGTGACAGAGATGGTGGCTATGGACTTGGATGGGAGGTCATTGCAGAAAAACAGGAGTTTGGATGCTGCTCACATCAATCAGAATGTGTATTTCATGATG GGGGAGCAGTTGGAGCAAGCAGCATATTGATGATAAGACCACAACAAGCTCACACAAAACCTCCGAAAGGAGTGGTCATTGCAATACTGGTGAACCTTCAAGGAGTAAATCTTCAAAAAACTGCAGTGGCTGTAGCCCAATGCTTTGAGAGAACTCAGCAGTAA